A part of Tardiphaga sp. vice304 genomic DNA contains:
- a CDS encoding TetR/AcrR family transcriptional regulator, with protein sequence MVYRRTTQVVKRLAARRSAILAAARDTCADGGMAAVQIAPVAIRANVAAGTVYRYFPSKADLISELIADVSRDELAAIRRAADAAPGPSSALAAAVTTVAVHVVSHRKLSWGILAEPVEVDVTESRLASRREIAGEIELRIAAAIRAGHLPAQDTALAAAALLGALHEALVGPMAPDNLDDQAKLRDAVQTVTLLALRAVGVMDARARGLVVQAVLPTRMAAGA encoded by the coding sequence ATGGTTTATCGGCGGACGACCCAGGTGGTGAAACGCTTGGCAGCGCGGCGCAGCGCCATTCTGGCGGCAGCGCGCGACACCTGCGCCGATGGCGGCATGGCCGCGGTGCAGATCGCCCCGGTGGCGATCCGCGCCAATGTCGCGGCCGGCACGGTGTATCGCTATTTTCCGTCCAAGGCCGACCTGATCTCCGAACTGATTGCCGACGTCTCGCGCGACGAACTCGCGGCGATCCGCCGTGCCGCCGATGCCGCACCGGGGCCATCTTCGGCGCTGGCCGCGGCGGTAACCACCGTCGCCGTGCATGTAGTGTCGCACCGCAAATTGTCGTGGGGGATTCTGGCCGAGCCGGTCGAGGTCGATGTCACCGAATCGCGCCTCGCCAGCCGCCGCGAGATCGCCGGCGAGATCGAACTGCGCATTGCCGCGGCGATCCGCGCCGGCCATCTGCCGGCGCAGGATACGGCGCTGGCCGCAGCCGCCTTGCTCGGTGCGTTGCATGAAGCCCTGGTCGGGCCGATGGCCCCGGACAATCTCGACGATCAGGCCAAATTGCGCGATGCGGTGCAGACCGTGACGCTGCTGGCGCTGCGCGCCGTCGGCGTGATGGACGCCCGCGCCAGAGGCCTGGTCGTGCAAGCCGTGCTGCCGACGCGCATGGCGGCAGGGGCTTAA
- a CDS encoding FAD-linked oxidase C-terminal domain-containing protein, giving the protein MTIMMPAADQAVLARRETIVAALRKIVPGEGVISSAAEMLPYESDGLMAYRQPPMVVVLPDTTEQVSKVLRYCFDHGIKVVPRGSGTSLSGGALPLADAVLLGLGKFKRIREIDLDNRAVITEPGVTNLALSQAVAHAGFYYAPDPSSQIACSIGGNVAENSGGVHCLKYGMTTNNLLGCEIVLMNGEIIKVGGKAAEPSGYDLLGIITGSEGLLGVITEVTVRILQKPETARALMIGFAEVEEAGRCVADIITAGIIPGGMEMMDRPAIHAAEAFVHAGYPLDVEALLIIELDGPGVEVDELITRVEAIALGCGSTTCQISTSEQQRLLFWSGRKAAFPAVGRISPDYLCMDGTIPRAALPLVLRRMKELSVKYGLGVANVFHAGDGNLHPLILYDANKPGELQRAEDFGSDILRLCVEVGGVLTGEHGVGIEKRDLMPEMFSEIDLNQQQRIKCAFDAQGLLNPGKVFPTLHRCAELGRMHVHAGQLAFPELPRF; this is encoded by the coding sequence ATGACGATAATGATGCCCGCGGCGGATCAGGCGGTGCTGGCGCGCCGCGAGACGATCGTTGCTGCACTGCGCAAGATTGTTCCGGGCGAGGGCGTGATCTCCAGCGCCGCCGAGATGCTGCCCTATGAGTCCGACGGGCTGATGGCCTATCGCCAGCCGCCGATGGTGGTGGTGCTGCCTGACACCACCGAGCAGGTTTCCAAAGTACTGCGCTACTGCTTCGACCATGGCATCAAGGTGGTGCCGCGCGGCTCCGGCACCTCATTGAGCGGCGGCGCGCTGCCGCTGGCCGACGCGGTGCTCCTTGGCCTAGGCAAGTTCAAGCGGATCCGCGAGATCGATCTCGACAACCGCGCGGTGATCACCGAACCCGGCGTCACCAACCTCGCGCTCAGCCAGGCCGTGGCGCATGCCGGTTTTTATTACGCGCCGGATCCGTCGTCGCAGATCGCCTGCTCGATCGGCGGCAATGTCGCGGAGAATTCCGGCGGCGTGCACTGCCTGAAATACGGCATGACCACCAATAATCTGCTCGGCTGCGAGATCGTGCTGATGAACGGCGAGATCATCAAGGTTGGCGGCAAGGCGGCGGAGCCGTCGGGCTATGATCTGCTCGGTATCATCACGGGCTCCGAAGGGCTGCTTGGCGTCATCACCGAAGTCACGGTTCGTATCCTGCAAAAGCCGGAGACGGCGCGCGCGCTGATGATCGGCTTTGCCGAAGTGGAGGAGGCGGGCCGGTGCGTCGCCGATATCATCACGGCCGGCATCATTCCTGGCGGCATGGAGATGATGGACCGGCCGGCGATCCACGCCGCCGAAGCCTTCGTCCATGCCGGCTATCCGCTCGATGTCGAGGCACTCCTGATCATAGAGTTGGACGGGCCGGGCGTCGAGGTCGATGAACTGATCACGCGCGTCGAGGCGATCGCGCTGGGCTGCGGCTCGACCACCTGCCAGATTTCGACTTCCGAGCAGCAGCGGCTGTTGTTCTGGTCCGGCCGCAAGGCGGCGTTTCCGGCGGTCGGCCGGATTTCGCCGGACTATCTGTGCATGGACGGCACTATCCCGCGCGCGGCATTGCCTCTGGTCTTGCGCCGCATGAAGGAGCTGTCCGTCAAATACGGCCTCGGCGTCGCCAACGTGTTTCACGCCGGCGACGGCAATCTGCATCCGTTGATATTGTATGATGCCAACAAGCCTGGCGAGTTGCAGCGCGCCGAGGATTTCGGTTCCGACATCTTGCGATTGTGCGTCGAGGTCGGCGGCGTGCTGACCGGCGAGCACGGCGTCGGCATCGAGAAGCGCGACCTGATGCCGGAGATGTTCAGCGAGATCGACCTCAACCAGCAGCAGCGCATCAAATGCGCGTTCGATGCGCAGGGGCTGCTGAATCCCGGCAAGGTGTTTCCGACGCTGCATCGCTGCGCCGAGCTCGGTCGCATGCATGTGCATGCCGGCCAGCTGGCGTTTCCGGAATTGCCGCGGTTTTGA
- a CDS encoding FAD-binding protein: MDILKVRDAQDVETAVRAAIAGEQPLEIVGHGSKRGIGRPVATNARLDLSALNAITAYEPNELILTVQAGAPMADVLSLIDSKNQQLSFEPMNTSRLLGTADVGTIGGMIAAGLAGPRRIQAGGARDHLLGAHAVSGFGDSFKAGGKVVKNVTGYDLCKLLAGSWGTLAVMTEVTLKVMPSAESERTLVLRGLDDLQGNRAMTAALGSPFDVSGAAHLPGSVLRTTPAPLGELAAPDQSVTLLRLEGITVSAKHRAASLAEALSAYGTAEIVEDTASAALWAGIRDAVPFAADGPRAMWPVWRIVCPPAAGGQLGQAIARASQGEVFYDWGGGLIWAALPPSDDAQAVPLRKLVDAAGGHATLIRAAEAVRLAVDVFHPQAAGLAALGERVRNSFDPRTILNRGRMSRGPLA, encoded by the coding sequence GTGGACATTCTGAAAGTACGCGACGCCCAGGACGTCGAGACCGCGGTGCGCGCGGCGATTGCCGGCGAGCAGCCGCTGGAGATTGTCGGCCATGGCAGCAAGCGCGGCATCGGGCGGCCCGTCGCTACCAATGCGCGACTCGATCTCTCTGCGCTCAACGCCATCACCGCCTATGAGCCCAACGAACTGATTCTCACCGTGCAGGCCGGCGCGCCGATGGCCGATGTGCTGTCGCTGATCGACAGTAAGAACCAGCAATTGTCGTTCGAGCCGATGAACACTTCAAGACTGCTCGGCACGGCGGATGTCGGCACAATCGGCGGCATGATCGCGGCCGGGCTTGCCGGGCCGCGGCGGATCCAGGCCGGCGGCGCGCGCGACCATTTGCTCGGCGCGCATGCGGTGTCCGGCTTCGGCGACAGCTTCAAGGCCGGCGGCAAGGTGGTGAAGAACGTCACCGGCTACGATCTGTGCAAGCTGCTGGCGGGCTCGTGGGGCACGCTGGCGGTCATGACCGAGGTCACGCTGAAAGTGATGCCGTCGGCGGAAAGCGAACGCACGCTCGTGCTGCGCGGGCTCGACGACCTCCAAGGCAACCGGGCGATGACCGCCGCGCTGGGCTCGCCGTTCGACGTGTCCGGCGCGGCGCATCTGCCCGGTTCGGTGCTGCGCACCACGCCAGCACCACTCGGCGAACTGGCCGCTCCCGACCAGTCGGTCACGCTGCTGCGGCTCGAGGGCATCACAGTATCGGCGAAACATCGCGCCGCCTCGCTGGCCGAGGCATTGTCGGCCTATGGCACGGCGGAGATCGTCGAGGACACAGCGTCGGCGGCGCTGTGGGCCGGCATTCGCGATGCCGTGCCGTTCGCTGCCGACGGGCCGCGGGCGATGTGGCCGGTGTGGCGGATCGTCTGTCCGCCGGCCGCGGGCGGCCAGCTCGGTCAGGCGATCGCCCGGGCGTCACAGGGCGAGGTGTTCTACGACTGGGGCGGCGGGCTGATCTGGGCCGCGCTGCCGCCCTCGGACGACGCGCAGGCCGTGCCCTTGCGCAAGCTCGTCGATGCCGCGGGCGGCCACGCGACGCTTATCCGCGCCGCGGAAGCGGTGCGTCTCGCTGTCGATGTGTTTCACCCGCAGGCCGCCGGCCTCGCGGCGCTGGGCGAGCGGGTGCGGAACAGTTTCGATCCCAGAACGATTCTCAATCGCGGCCGGATGTCGCGCGGACCTCTTGCATGA
- a CDS encoding nitrate reductase cytochrome c-type subunit, translated as MRRSHREGAKHMIGKPVLLALAILLAAASTSLVAQTVNSGLRGATPLDQEGPAPPLLPLRNSAEREVRAYPEQPPVIPHTTEGYQIDLNGNKCLSCHARARTGESQAPMVSITHFMDRDGQFLASVSPRRFFCAECHVPQSTAKPPVVNEFRDIDSLLNHASPGGKR; from the coding sequence ATGCGCCGTTCGCATCGAGAAGGTGCAAAGCACATGATCGGAAAACCTGTCCTGCTGGCGCTGGCGATCCTGCTCGCCGCCGCCTCGACCTCGCTGGTCGCGCAAACCGTCAATTCCGGGCTGCGCGGCGCCACGCCGCTCGATCAGGAGGGCCCCGCGCCGCCATTGCTGCCGCTGCGAAACTCTGCGGAAAGGGAAGTGCGCGCCTATCCCGAACAGCCGCCGGTGATCCCGCATACCACCGAGGGCTACCAGATCGATCTCAATGGCAACAAGTGCCTGTCGTGCCACGCCCGTGCCCGCACCGGCGAGTCGCAGGCGCCGATGGTCAGCATCACCCACTTCATGGATCGCGACGGGCAGTTTCTGGCCTCGGTCTCGCCGCGCCGTTTCTTCTGTGCCGAATGCCACGTGCCGCAGAGCACCGCGAAGCCGCCGGTGGTCAATGAATTCCGCGACATCGATTCGCTGTTGAACCACGCCTCGCCCGGAGGCAAGCGATGA
- a CDS encoding AzlD family protein: MSEFLRSDVMIAFAVMTAVTVASRLGGYWLMGYVNVTPRVRRMLDALPGSIIVAAALPVAVNGGAVVMFAILAAMAVTIIRRNDFIAVITGMAVAALARAAGFGG, from the coding sequence ATGAGCGAGTTTTTGCGCAGCGACGTGATGATAGCGTTTGCCGTCATGACCGCGGTGACGGTGGCGTCCCGGCTCGGCGGCTACTGGCTGATGGGCTATGTCAACGTCACGCCGCGGGTGCGCCGCATGCTGGACGCGCTGCCGGGCTCGATCATCGTCGCCGCAGCACTCCCGGTGGCGGTCAATGGCGGGGCGGTGGTGATGTTCGCCATCCTCGCCGCGATGGCCGTGACCATCATCCGGCGCAACGATTTCATCGCCGTGATCACCGGTATGGCGGTGGCTGCGCTGGCGCGGGCGGCCGGCTTCGGCGGCTGA
- a CDS encoding AzlC family ABC transporter permease gives MHTGITKAPAYWSTAAIVPGIVAIGPMLPGTLAFGMAFGALCAQKHFSLVEVEVMMATVYGGLSQFVAVQSWPDRLTPSSIATLALLTFTVNVRFMLMSATLRPWFGTLPAWQAYPSMLLVTDGGWLAAMRYRDHGGADAAFYVGGGIVLYFVWLFSAIPGFLLAEQLTDPRKYGVDLVMPAFYAAMLVPAWKGARRAIPWAVSGVVALAVHYVLPGWWFIIAGAVSGAITAGLMEEPMPHPHAGAAP, from the coding sequence ATGCATACGGGAATCACCAAGGCTCCAGCCTACTGGTCAACGGCGGCGATCGTGCCGGGCATCGTCGCGATCGGCCCGATGCTGCCAGGCACGCTGGCGTTCGGCATGGCCTTTGGCGCACTGTGCGCCCAGAAGCATTTTTCGCTTGTAGAGGTCGAGGTGATGATGGCCACGGTCTATGGCGGGCTGTCGCAGTTTGTTGCGGTGCAGTCGTGGCCTGACCGGCTGACGCCGTCCTCGATCGCGACGCTGGCGCTGCTCACCTTCACCGTCAATGTCCGCTTCATGCTGATGAGCGCGACGCTGCGGCCGTGGTTCGGCACGTTGCCGGCATGGCAGGCCTATCCTTCAATGCTGCTGGTCACCGACGGCGGCTGGCTGGCCGCGATGCGCTACCGCGACCATGGCGGCGCCGATGCCGCCTTCTATGTCGGCGGCGGCATCGTGCTGTACTTCGTCTGGCTGTTCTCGGCGATCCCCGGTTTCCTGCTCGCGGAACAGCTCACCGATCCCCGCAAATACGGCGTCGACCTGGTAATGCCGGCGTTCTATGCGGCGATGCTGGTGCCGGCCTGGAAGGGGGCGCGGCGCGCGATCCCCTGGGCGGTGTCCGGCGTGGTCGCGCTGGCGGTGCATTATGTGCTGCCGGGCTGGTGGTTCATCATCGCCGGCGCCGTGTCGGGCGCTATTACCGCCGGGCTGATGGAGGAGCCGATGCCGCATCCTCACGCGGGGGCGGCCCCATGA
- a CDS encoding HPP family protein: MRWDWRAAATAIRRNNHRNALAGTVAGLGAAIAIGGMEAFSTAAHTPLVIIPFATSIVLVIGSPEAEPAQPRALIGGHMISALVGLVVLQATGPHAWAAAMAVGLAVLAMYLSGTFHPPAGINPLLVVSYALPWSYLIVPVLLGALLLTVFALVWHRWVAQRSWPREWM, encoded by the coding sequence ATGAGATGGGACTGGCGCGCCGCCGCCACGGCGATCCGCCGCAACAACCACCGCAACGCGCTGGCCGGCACGGTTGCCGGCCTCGGCGCCGCGATCGCCATCGGGGGCATGGAAGCCTTCTCGACCGCCGCTCACACGCCGCTGGTGATCATTCCTTTTGCCACTTCCATCGTGCTGGTGATCGGATCGCCGGAAGCCGAGCCGGCGCAGCCGCGGGCGCTGATCGGCGGCCATATGATCTCCGCGCTGGTGGGGCTCGTCGTGCTGCAGGCGACCGGGCCGCACGCCTGGGCAGCCGCGATGGCGGTCGGGCTGGCCGTGCTGGCGATGTACCTCTCCGGCACGTTTCATCCGCCGGCGGGAATCAATCCGCTGCTGGTCGTGTCTTACGCGCTGCCGTGGTCATACCTGATCGTGCCGGTGCTGCTCGGAGCGCTGTTGCTGACGGTCTTCGCGCTGGTCTGGCACCGCTGGGTGGCGCAACGATCATGGCCGCGGGAGTGGATGTAG
- the cycA gene encoding cytochrome c-550 CycA yields MKNILRALIIGAATAAATSSALAQDVAAGKSSFNKCLACHAIGEGAKNKVGPELNGLDGRKSGTVEGYSYSAANKDSGITWNEAQFKEYIKDPKAKIPGTKMAFAGIKKETEINDLWAFLAQYDKDGKVKAQ; encoded by the coding sequence ATGAAGAACATCCTCCGTGCTTTGATCATCGGCGCCGCGACCGCCGCCGCAACCTCCTCCGCTTTGGCGCAGGACGTCGCCGCCGGCAAGTCTTCCTTCAACAAGTGCCTGGCCTGCCATGCGATCGGCGAAGGGGCCAAGAACAAGGTCGGTCCGGAACTGAACGGCCTCGACGGCCGCAAGTCGGGCACCGTCGAGGGCTATTCCTACTCGGCCGCCAACAAGGATTCCGGCATCACCTGGAACGAGGCGCAGTTCAAGGAATACATCAAGGATCCCAAGGCCAAGATCCCCGGAACCAAGATGGCGTTCGCCGGCATCAAGAAGGAAACTGAGATCAACGACCTCTGGGCATTCCTCGCGCAGTACGACAAGGACGGCAAGGTAAAGGCGCAGTAG
- a CDS encoding NapC/NirT family cytochrome c, whose product MTDIVPPRRSRRARAWGFIVELWDVLRRPSSVFGLGVLVLAGFIAGVVFWGGFNTALEITNTEKFCTGCHEMRDNVFAELKPTVHFSNRSGVRASCPDCHVPHNWTDKIARKMQASKEVWAKLFGTIDTSDKFNEHRLELALHEWARFKANDSLECRNCHSAASMDITKQSPRASVAHQRFLFTGEKTCIDCHKGIAHHLPDMKGVPGWQ is encoded by the coding sequence ATGACTGACATCGTACCGCCGCGCCGCTCCCGGCGGGCGCGGGCATGGGGCTTCATTGTCGAATTGTGGGACGTGCTGCGGCGACCTAGCTCGGTATTCGGGCTCGGCGTGCTGGTGCTCGCCGGCTTCATCGCCGGCGTGGTGTTCTGGGGCGGCTTCAATACCGCGCTGGAAATCACCAACACCGAGAAATTCTGCACCGGCTGCCACGAGATGCGCGACAACGTGTTCGCCGAACTGAAGCCGACGGTGCATTTTTCCAACCGATCTGGCGTGCGCGCGAGCTGTCCGGATTGCCACGTGCCGCATAACTGGACTGACAAGATCGCGCGCAAGATGCAGGCCTCCAAGGAAGTCTGGGCCAAATTGTTCGGTACCATCGACACGTCGGACAAGTTCAACGAACACCGGCTCGAACTGGCGCTGCACGAATGGGCGCGCTTCAAGGCCAATGACTCGCTGGAATGCCGCAACTGCCATAGCGCCGCCTCGATGGATATCACCAAGCAGTCGCCGCGCGCCTCGGTGGCGCATCAGCGCTTCCTGTTCACCGGCGAGAAGACCTGCATCGATTGCCACAAGGGCATTGCGCATCATCTGCCGGACATGAAGGGCGTTCCCGGCTGGCAGTAG
- the glcF gene encoding glycolate oxidase subunit GlcF: MKTDFTLTQLANPDLAEADKILRACVHCGFCTATCPTYVLLGDELDSPRGRIYLIKEMLEKDKPPTREVVKHIDRCLSCLSCMTTCPSGVNYMHLVDQARVRIERDYTRPFTERALRSVMAMILPRPKLFRASMVMARLARPLAALLPSTHNQANPNLLSRLRAILQIAPSSLPAPVLQGGNVYPAMGTRRGRVALLQGCAQQVLAPRINQAAIRLLTRHGIEVVLVRDEQCCGALTHHLGRDDAALAMARANIGVWLGEADRGGLDAILVTASGCGTVIKDYGYLLREDPEFAGPAAKVSALAKDISEYVSEMNLPAPQTRSDLVVAYHSACSLQHGQKITQAPKELLSKSGFVVKDIPEGHLCCGSAGTYNILQPDIASRLRDRKVANIAMLKPDLIAAGNIGCMVQIAGGTGVPVVHTIELLDWATGGPRPGLIGPGLN; encoded by the coding sequence ATGAAAACCGACTTCACGCTCACGCAACTTGCCAATCCCGATCTTGCCGAAGCCGACAAGATCCTGCGCGCCTGCGTACATTGCGGCTTTTGCACCGCGACGTGCCCGACCTATGTGTTGCTCGGCGACGAGTTGGACAGCCCGCGCGGTCGCATCTACCTGATCAAGGAGATGCTGGAGAAGGACAAACCGCCGACCAGAGAGGTGGTCAAGCATATCGATCGCTGCCTGTCCTGCCTGTCCTGCATGACGACGTGCCCGTCCGGCGTGAACTACATGCATCTGGTCGATCAGGCGCGGGTCCGGATCGAACGGGATTACACGCGGCCATTCACGGAACGCGCACTGCGATCCGTGATGGCCATGATCCTGCCGCGGCCAAAACTGTTTCGGGCCAGCATGGTGATGGCGCGGCTCGCCCGGCCGCTGGCGGCGCTGCTGCCCTCGACGCACAACCAGGCCAATCCGAACCTGCTGAGCCGGCTGCGGGCGATCCTGCAGATCGCGCCGTCATCGCTGCCGGCGCCGGTCCTGCAGGGCGGCAACGTCTATCCCGCCATGGGCACGCGCCGCGGGCGCGTGGCGTTGCTGCAGGGCTGCGCCCAGCAGGTGCTGGCGCCGCGCATCAACCAGGCCGCCATCCGCCTGCTGACGCGGCACGGCATCGAGGTGGTGCTGGTGCGGGACGAGCAATGCTGCGGGGCGCTGACCCATCATCTCGGGCGCGACGACGCGGCGCTGGCGATGGCGCGGGCCAATATCGGTGTCTGGCTGGGCGAGGCCGATCGCGGCGGGCTGGATGCGATCCTCGTGACGGCGTCGGGCTGTGGAACGGTGATCAAGGACTACGGATATCTGCTGCGTGAGGACCCCGAATTCGCCGGTCCCGCAGCCAAGGTGTCGGCCCTCGCCAAGGATATCAGCGAATATGTCAGCGAGATGAACCTCCCTGCGCCGCAGACCCGCAGTGATCTCGTCGTGGCCTATCATTCGGCGTGCTCGCTGCAGCACGGGCAGAAAATCACGCAGGCTCCCAAAGAATTGCTTTCCAAGAGCGGATTCGTGGTGAAAGATATACCGGAAGGCCATTTATGTTGCGGGTCGGCGGGCACGTACAACATTCTCCAGCCTGACATCGCGAGCCGATTGCGTGACCGCAAGGTGGCCAACATCGCGATGCTCAAGCCCGACCTGATCGCCGCCGGCAACATCGGCTGCATGGTTCAGATCGCCGGCGGCACCGGCGTGCCGGTCGTGCACACGATCGAGCTGCTGGATTGGGCGACTGGCGGTCCAAGACCAGGTTTGATAGGGCCCGGATTGAACTGA
- a CDS encoding TorF family putative porin codes for MKKVIVSVAALLAVGVNSASAADMAAKMYKKAPPIVAYDPWDIAFGAAVMSNYVFRGITQSNGNKGSVAAYFEPRYNITKDVQLYAGVSGESISFPNRASMELDGYFGIRPTWGAAAFDFGFFYYGYPGGQCFNTPAFCGGDVTAVALPNGSVAKKNASFYEGYAKVNYTFNDNFSLGGNAFYSPNFLNTGAEGTYASVVGKVIAPSTWFGTSGIGSYVSGEFGRQWLGTSDAFYGTVAFPRGIKYADYNTWNIGIGFTYKVFTLDLRYSDTNLSKGDCNAFTSDFSAPAAGTNFTPINPSGAGSSWCGATGIVKLSADLTAMTNLK; via the coding sequence ATGAAGAAAGTAATCGTTTCGGTTGCAGCGCTGCTGGCCGTGGGTGTGAACTCCGCCTCGGCCGCCGATATGGCCGCCAAGATGTACAAGAAGGCGCCGCCGATCGTGGCCTATGATCCCTGGGACATCGCCTTCGGCGCTGCGGTCATGAGCAACTACGTGTTCCGCGGCATCACCCAGTCGAATGGCAACAAGGGCTCGGTCGCAGCCTACTTCGAGCCGCGCTACAACATCACGAAGGACGTCCAGCTGTACGCCGGTGTCTCCGGCGAGAGCATCTCTTTCCCGAACCGCGCCTCGATGGAGCTCGACGGCTACTTCGGTATCCGCCCGACCTGGGGAGCCGCGGCGTTCGACTTCGGCTTCTTCTACTACGGCTACCCGGGCGGCCAGTGCTTCAACACCCCGGCGTTCTGCGGCGGCGATGTGACCGCGGTCGCGCTGCCGAACGGCAGCGTCGCCAAGAAGAACGCTAGCTTCTATGAAGGCTATGCCAAGGTTAACTACACCTTCAACGACAACTTCTCGCTCGGCGGCAATGCCTTCTACTCGCCGAACTTCCTGAACACGGGTGCCGAGGGCACCTATGCGTCGGTGGTCGGTAAGGTGATCGCGCCGTCGACCTGGTTCGGCACCTCGGGCATCGGCTCCTACGTTTCGGGCGAGTTCGGTCGCCAGTGGCTCGGCACTTCGGACGCCTTCTACGGCACCGTTGCGTTCCCGCGCGGTATCAAGTACGCCGACTACAACACTTGGAACATCGGCATCGGCTTCACGTACAAGGTCTTCACGCTGGACCTGCGCTACTCCGACACCAACCTGTCGAAGGGTGACTGCAACGCCTTCACGTCGGACTTCTCGGCTCCTGCCGCCGGCACCAACTTCACCCCGATCAATCCGTCGGGCGCTGGCTCGAGCTGGTGCGGTGCTACCGGCATCGTCAAGCTGTCGGCTGACCTGACCGCGATGACCAACCTCAAGTAA